A window of Amycolatopsis australiensis contains these coding sequences:
- a CDS encoding pyridoxal phosphate-dependent aminotransferase — translation MREPALVPRLRPFTSTIFAEMTALAVKHDAVNLGQGFPDTDGPAGMLDAAKNALFGGANQYPPGPGRPELRAAIARHRQRYGTEYDPDTEILVTAGATEAITATLIALTEPGDEVIVIEPYYDSYAAAVAMAGAERRVVGLVEGPDGRFGLDVDALRAAVTPRTRAVLVNSPHNPTGTVFTRAELAALAALCVEHDLVAITDEVYEHLVFDDAEHIPLVTLPGMRPRTVSISSAGKTFNCTGWKIGWVCSTPELVAAVKAAKQFITFVSGGPLQPAVAHALDHELAWVEGLRASLAEKRDRLSAGLADAGFAVRRTAGTYFVCVDVRPLGFTDAADLAWELPGRVGVAAVPVKVFTDHPDEWKHLLRFAFCKRNEVIDEAITRLRKLV, via the coding sequence GTGCGCGAACCTGCTCTCGTCCCCCGCCTGCGGCCGTTCACCTCGACCATCTTCGCCGAGATGACGGCGCTGGCGGTCAAGCACGACGCCGTCAACCTCGGCCAGGGCTTCCCGGACACCGACGGCCCGGCCGGCATGCTCGACGCGGCCAAGAACGCGCTGTTCGGCGGCGCGAACCAGTACCCGCCGGGGCCGGGACGGCCCGAGCTGCGGGCCGCGATCGCGCGGCACCGGCAGCGGTACGGCACCGAGTACGACCCGGACACCGAGATCCTCGTCACCGCGGGCGCCACGGAGGCCATCACCGCGACGCTGATCGCGCTGACCGAGCCCGGCGACGAAGTGATCGTCATCGAGCCGTACTACGACTCGTACGCCGCCGCGGTGGCGATGGCGGGGGCCGAGCGCCGGGTCGTCGGGCTGGTCGAGGGCCCGGACGGCCGGTTCGGCCTCGACGTCGACGCGCTGCGGGCCGCCGTCACGCCGCGGACGCGGGCGGTGCTGGTCAACTCGCCGCACAACCCGACCGGCACGGTGTTCACCCGCGCCGAGCTGGCGGCGCTGGCCGCGTTGTGCGTCGAGCACGACCTCGTCGCGATCACCGACGAGGTCTACGAGCACCTGGTCTTCGACGACGCCGAGCACATCCCGCTGGTCACGCTGCCGGGGATGCGGCCGCGGACGGTAAGCATCTCCAGCGCGGGCAAGACGTTCAACTGCACGGGCTGGAAGATCGGCTGGGTCTGCTCGACGCCGGAGCTGGTCGCGGCGGTGAAGGCGGCGAAGCAGTTCATCACGTTCGTCTCGGGCGGTCCGCTGCAGCCGGCGGTGGCGCACGCGCTCGACCACGAGCTGGCGTGGGTCGAGGGGTTGCGTGCTTCGCTGGCGGAGAAGCGTGACCGGCTCTCGGCCGGCCTCGCGGACGCGGGTTTCGCGGTGCGCCGGACCGCGGGGACGTACTTCGTGTGCGTCGACGTCCGGCCGCTGGGCTTCACCGACGCGGCGGACCTGGCGTGGGAACTCCCGGGTCGCGTCGGTGTGGCGGCGGTGCCCGTGAAGGTGTTCACCGATCACCCGGACGAGTGGAAACACCTGCTGCGTTTCGCGTTCTGCAAGC